Proteins encoded together in one Coffea arabica cultivar ET-39 chromosome 2c, Coffea Arabica ET-39 HiFi, whole genome shotgun sequence window:
- the LOC113725271 gene encoding uncharacterized protein, with protein MASVNLKRHIVTALCRYYSIDSKVYLSDVDSNLKSLCSKITKSSSEGDALVDDKELTKWVAFVESLPIESSPSVKVLSELNEDLTKKSVLLANGLKPTAADIIVFAAVHPFVIGLPNSDRAKLPHFMRWVDYIQSKVDFGDCFERILIEKVQFEPPVVKNVKKVEPESTTKKVQETKEATSTRAETKVVKGVETKKDAAENQAAADNKKVTCKETVDKHTKDTEVSVSLLKIQIGLVRKVSKHPSADSLLVEDIDIGESKPRQVVSGLAKFISPEQLTNRHVVLITNVKPSKLRDILSEGLVLCASNQDHSVVEPLIAPEGAKIGESVTFAGFEGKPEDVLNPKKKQLEKITPHLLTDSSGIATFKGVPFMTSAGPCKSSIPNASIK; from the exons ATGGCATCCGTCAATCTGAAGCGACACATTGTTACTGCTCTCTGTAGATATTACTCTATAGATTCG AAAGTCTACCTGAGTGATGTAGATAGTAACCTTAAGAGCTTGTGTTCTAAGATTACGAAGTCGTCGTCAGAGGGGGATGCCCTTGTGGATGACAAAGAG TTGACTAAGTGGGTAGCATTTGTGGAAAGCCTTCCTATAGAGTCCAGCCCGTCTGTTAAGGTTCTCAGTGAGTTGAATGAAGACCTGACCAAGAAGTCTGTTCTTCTGGCAAATGGTTTGAAGCCTACTGCAGCTGATATTATTGTCTTTGCAGCAGTGCATCCATTTGTG ATTGGTCTTCCAAACTCAGACAGAGCAAAATTGCCACATTTTATGAGATGGGTGGACTATATCCAG AGCAAGGTGGATTTTGGAGATTGCTTTGAAAGGATTTTGATAGAGAAGGTCCAGTTTGAGCCACCG GTAGTAAAAAATGTAAAGAAGGTTGAACCAGAGTCAACCACAAAGAAAGTGCAAGAGACAAAAGAAGCTACAAGTACTAGAGCAGAGACAAAAGTAGTGAAGGGTGTTGAGACG AAGAAGGATGCAGCAGAAAACCAAGCAGCAGCTGACAATAAAAAAGTAACTTGTAAAGAAACAGTTGATAAACATACAAAAGATACTGAAGTCAGTGTTAGTTTGCTCAAGATACAGATTGGTCTTGTTCGTAAAGTGTCTAAGCATCCATCAGCTGACAG CTTACTTGTTGAGGATATAGATATTGGAGAGAGCAAACCTCGACAAGTCGTCAGTGGTCTGGCTAAATTTATTAGTCCTGAGCAGTTGACG AATCGCCATGTTGTATTGATAACAAATGTAAAACCttcaaagctaagagatatcCTGTCAGAGGGATTG GTATTATGTGCTTCTAATCAGGATCATTCTGTTGTGGAGCCACTTATAGCTCCAGAAGGGGCCAAAATTGGGGAATCTGTTACATTTGCCGG ATTTGAGGGAAAACCAGAAGATGTTCTGAACCCCAAAAAGAAACAGTTGGAGAAGATAACTCCA CATCTTTTGACCGATAGCAGTGGGATAGCCACATTCAAAGGGGTACCATTTATGACATCTGCTGGGCCGTGCAAGTCTTCAATTCCCAATGCCAGCATCAAATGA